CCCGCGGGCCGTCGGCCGACGGGCCGGGCACCCGCCACGTGTCGCCGCACCGTCGCCGACGCCTCTTCACGCTGCTCGGCGTGGTCGCGGTGCTCGCCTACGCCAGCGACCAGCTGACCAAGCTCGTCGCCCTAGACCTGCTCGACGACGGTCGGTCACGGCCCTTTATCGGCGAGCTCATCCGCTTCACCCTCATCGGCAACCCCGGCGCGGCGCTGTCGCTCGGCGCCGGCAACACGTGGGTCATGACGGCCATCGCCGTCGGGGTGCTCGTCGCCATCGTCGTCGTCGCCAAGGGGCTCGGCTCGCGCGTCTGGGCGGTCGCCCTCGGCATGCTGCTCGGCGCCGCGCTCGGCAACCTCACCGACCGGTTCGTGCGCCCACCGGGCGGTGGGCAGGGTCACGTCGTCGACTTCATCGACTACAACCGATGGTTCATCG
This is a stretch of genomic DNA from Terracoccus luteus. It encodes these proteins:
- the lspA gene encoding signal peptidase II gives rise to the protein MSPHRRRRLFTLLGVVAVLAYASDQLTKLVALDLLDDGRSRPFIGELIRFTLIGNPGAALSLGAGNTWVMTAIAVGVLVAIVVVAKGLGSRVWAVALGMLLGAALGNLTDRFVRPPGGGQGHVVDFIDYNRWFIGNVADIWIVSAAVLIVLLALLGIGVDGVRDRDRKAAETDAAETDTDADRTAHRSTDDTSSHA